Proteins co-encoded in one Papaver somniferum cultivar HN1 chromosome 5, ASM357369v1, whole genome shotgun sequence genomic window:
- the LOC113280621 gene encoding aspartic proteinase CDR1-like, with the protein MASVRRCHQNFLPRYATLSLEFINYILSCSLLYTHPLCKGDNCNDDGQCTYVARYKTGSVTSGIFAKEKLTLRSDTGSLESMELHMGCGFRQKNFEKFIGNNHLYGKQDLIAGILGLGSGQWSFLNQLGVAGQGKFSYCFQTFNPNTKGSETYLRFGSDAIIGGASQKVHTTPIVIPEFQTQKYYLNLEDISVGKKRVRFPRGTFKLHSQGEGGTVIDSGAPISIMYKDHFDRVVDLVDEYFDDLGIKYIGSHQNFDMCFGLPGRFDTSKYPSIILHFQQVDYVIPDYKANFIIFDEIVCLGIFRGNTSKPAFVLGAMQQANKRILYNVMDRSLSFATEYCEFDS; encoded by the coding sequence ATGGCTTCAGTGCGAAGGTGCCACCAAAATTTTCTCCCAAGATATGCCACTTTATCCTTGGAGTTCATCAACTACATATTATCATGTTCCTTGTTATACACACATCCTCTTTGTAAGGGAGATAATTGCAATGATGATGGTCAATGCACTTACGTAGCACGCTATAAGACTGGATCAGTTACATCTGGTATTTTTGCCAAAGAAAAACTCACTTTACGCTCTGATACCGGTAGCCTTGAAAGTATGGAATTACACATGGGTTGTGGTTTTCGCCAAAAGAATTTCGAAAAATTTATCGGCAACAATCATTTATATGGAAAACAGGATCTTATTGCAGGAATACTCGGCTTAGGATCAGGACAGTGGTCTTTTCTAAATCAACTAGGTGTTGCTGGACAAGGAAAATTTTCTTACTGCTTCCAGACGTTTAACCCGAATACTAAGGGATCAGAAACATATTTAAGGTTTGGTTCAGATGCGATAATTGGAGGTGCGAGTCAAAAAGTACATACAACTCCAATAGTTATTCCTGAGTTTCAAactcaaaaatattatttaaatctagaagatATTAGCGTAGGTAAGAAAAGAGTAAGATTTCCTAGAGGTACTTTCAAGCTTCACAGTCAAGGAGAAGGCGGTACTGTCATAGATTCTGGTGCTCCAATATCCATTATGTATAAAGATCATTTTGATAGAGTTGTAGATTTGGTAGATGAATATTTTGACGATCTCGGAATTAAATATATTGGCTCTCACCAAAATTTTGATATGTGTTTCGGCTTACCGGGAAGATTTGATACTAGTAAATATCCTTCCATAATACTTCATTTTCAACAAGTCGACTATGTTATTCCAGATTATAAagctaattttataatatttgatGAAATTGTTTGTTTAGGTATTTTTCGAGGAAATACTAGTAAACCAGCTTTTGTTTTAGGAGCAATGCAACAAGCTAACAAAAGGATTTTATATAATGTTATGGATCGCTCACTATCGTTTGCTACAGAGTACTGTGAATTTGACTCATGA